From Mytilus edulis chromosome 9, xbMytEdul2.2, whole genome shotgun sequence, the proteins below share one genomic window:
- the LOC139487730 gene encoding uncharacterized protein, which translates to MTADKPPFTFVGVDYFGPLNVKLGRSVVKRYGCLFTCLTTRAVHIEIAHSLNTDSFISAFQRFTSRRGIPEKVYSDNGTNFVGGEIELRKNIEQWNKATISNYMLHKDIIWTFNPPYASHRGGAWERMIRSTRNIFKALINQLLLSDEQLLTFMAETERIMNDRPITAISDDCRDLPVLTPNMLLLMKSNTSTPQGVFDKKDIYAKRWWKQIQHLANEFWKRWLREYLPTLQQRSKWQREQRDVKIDDIVLVADEHLQRGQWPLGRIVEVTRSRDGHIRSCVVKTSQSQILRPINKLCVLECSK; encoded by the coding sequence ATGACTGCAGACAAACCTCCTTTTACCTTTGTCGGAGTTGACTATTTTGGTCCATTAAACGTTAAACTTGGACGGTCAGTTGTTAAGAGATATGGATGCCTCTTTACGTGCCTTACAACAAGAGCGGTTCATATAGAAATAGCACACAGTTTAAATACGGATTCTTTTATTTCAGCCTTTCAACGCTTTACAAGTAGACGAGGCATTCCCGAAAAGGTCTACAGTGATAATGGAACAAATTTCGTTGGCGGTGAAATCGAACTTCGGAAAAACATTGAACAATGGAATAAAGCAACTATATCAAATTATATGCTACACAAGGACATTATTTGGACATTTAATCCACCATATGCAAGTCACCGCGGTGGTGCATGGGAACGAATGATTCGTTCAACAAGGAACATTTTTAAAGCACTTATCAATCAACTACTACTTAGCGATGAACAATTACTGACATTTATGGCCGAAACTGAGCGTATTATGAATGATAGACCGATAACAGCAATAAGTGACGATTGTCGTGATTTACCCGTTTTAACGCCAAATATGCTATTATTGATGAAGAGCAACACGTCAACACCACAAGGTGTGTTTGACAAAAAGGATATATATGCAAAACGATGGTGGAAACAAATACAACACCTAGCGAATGAATTCTGGAAACGTTGGTTGAGAGAATACTTACCTACCCTACAACAAAGAAGCAAATGGCAGAGGGAACAGCGAGATGTTAAAATTGACGATATTGTTTTAGTGGCTGATGAACATTTACAGAGAGGACAATGGCCTTTAGGTAGAATAGTCGAGGTCACAAGGAGCCGTGATGGTCATATCCGTAGCTGCGTGGTCAAAACTAGTCAGTCACAAATTTTAAGACCTATAAATAAACTATGCGTACTCGAGTGTTCTAAATAG
- the LOC139489847 gene encoding uncharacterized protein codes for MATDRRKEDCLDFSDVKRTRSTNLAQLTKLYKELEKNLISYENVEHAKQLYSKLCERFEQFKLAHLQCLDLCTQSEVIENLEVNYERCHENFVEFRDRFSQYIASEKSHEEEIPEESDTVSIDSSLSSRSSVSSQSRFRSAKAKRLIAELKLRKLSEQHELERAQIEIKFRQQVFNQLSEMEEANIEESVWQEAVEEDTDNTSGIVNIRNISQTVSQTLQSSVPASEKCINMNSLSGQTAATDKPKMNINNSTQGISAQSGFSDVSVSSIDSAFQRLASTLHEGFNLPKPELLTFNGTPLDYSKFIRNFETNIEGRISDNSLRLSYLIQYCRGEAKCCIEDCVLLDSDEGYKRARAILYSRYGRPHVIARSFIEKLVYGAQIKASDIEGLSKLALEMQKCEITLSQLAFNSDIDNSENLRCIVKRFPMHMRTRWVDIAHSISESGREPRFSDLAKFVDEKSRIASSMYGYDLCRENNQNKTDKRVFTSNHHNNDTVNSKVTTLSTQSLNNTAKYEHKCKCCTGTCVDLTACSKFKSMSLDDRYKLVRMLKLCYNCLKGKHFANNCRKPKACTVSDCNVNHNILLHSWSKPGFDHAATQPSVNCAATKGPL; via the coding sequence atggCTACCGATAGACGGAAAGAAGACTGTCTGGACTTCAGTGATGTAAAACGGACTCGTAGTACGAATTTAGCGCAGCTTACTAAATTGTACAAAGAATTGGAGAAGAATTTAATTTCATATGAGAACGTGGAACATGCAAAACAATTATATTCAAAGTTATGTGAAAGGTTTGAACAATTTAAGTTAGCACACTTACAGTGTTTAGATTTGTGTACACAATCAGAAGTTATAGAAAATTTGGAAGTGAACTATGAACGTTGTCATGAGAACTTTGTAGAATTCCGGGATAGATTTTCTCAGTATATCGCGAGTGAAAAATCGCATGAAGAGGAAATACCCGAAGAAAGTGATACAGTTTCAATTGATAGCAGTTTGAGTTCACGATCTTCAGTTTCATCACAATCTAGATTTCGCAGTGCCAAAGCTAAGCGGCTAATCGCAGAACTTAAACTCAGGAAATTATCAGAACAGCATGAACTAGAGCGTGCacaaatagaaattaaatttaGACAACAGGTATTTAATCAACTATCCGAGATGGAAGAGGCCAATATCGAAGAATCAGTGTGGCAAGAAGCAGTGGAAGAAGACACAGATAATACCAGTGGAATCGTGAACATTCGGAACATTTCGCAAACAGTCTCGCAAACATTACAGAGCTCTGTTCCTGCGAGTGAAAAGTGTATTAATATGAACTCTCTTTCCGGACAAACTGCAGCAACTGATAAACCAAAGATGAACATTAATAACAGTACACAGGGAATCAGTGCTCAGTCTGGATTTTCGGATGTAAGTGTTTCCAGCATAGATTCAGCTTTTCAACGCCTAGCATCTACACTTCACGAAGGGTTTAATTTGCCAAAACCAGAATTATTAACTTTTAATGGAACTCCGTTAGACTATAGTAAGTTTATAAGGAACTTTGAGACAAACATTGAAGGTAGAATAAGTGATAATAGTTTGAGACTGAGTTATTTAATTCAGTACTGTAGAGGTGAAGCCAAGTGTTGTATAGAAGATTGTGTATTATTAGATTCTGATGAGGGTTACAAACGTGCTAGGGCAATATTGTACTCCCGATACGGTAGGCCACATGTAATTGCtagatcatttattgaaaaattagtgTACGGCGCTCAGATTAAAGCGTCAGATATTGAAGGTTTATCTAAATTGGCATTAGaaatgcaaaaatgtgaaatcacATTGTCTCAGTTAGCTTTTAATTCAGATATTGATAATTCTGAAAATTTAAGGTGTATTGTTAAACGCTTTCCAATGCATATGAGAACAAGATGGGTCGACATTGCTCATTCAATTAGTGAGTCTGGTAGAGAACCCCGTTTTTCTGACTTAGCTAAATTTGTAGACGAAAAATCACGCATTGCTAGTTCTATGTATGGGTACGATCTTTGTAGAGAAAACAATCAGAACAAGACTGATAAAAGGGTTTTTACAAGTAACCATCATAATAATGATACAGTTAATAGTAAGGTTACTACGTTAAGTACTCAAAGTTTAAATAACACAGCTAAATATGAGCACAAATGTAAATGTTGTACAGGTACTTGTGTAGATTTGACAGCTTGTAGCAAATTCAAGTCAATGAGTTTAGATGATAGGTATAAATTAGTACGCATgttaaaattgtgttataattgtttaaaaggGAAGCATTTTGCTAACAATTGTAGAAAACCAAAGGCATGCACTGTATCTGACTGTAATGTTAAtcataatattttattgcatagTTGGTCTAAGCCCGGTTTTGATCATGCAGCTACTCAGCCTTCAGTTAATTGCGCAGCTACTAAAGGTCCTCTATGA
- the LOC139489846 gene encoding uncharacterized protein, translated as MIKNCLGIIPVLVKGRNGNSCKTFALLDDGADKTLCDERLLQKLNIASKPVTFEMSTVSSSGSTIHGQEVDLQVKAIDGNDNVSLKKVWSVKKLPISARSAAENVDIRKLPYLADIQIPSTDLTEVMLLIGTDSPNAHIPLEVRSGNENQPYAIRSRLGWAIRGPIEDTHASNVINVHFEEARDVLLQRQLERMWTSDFDDRAREDKNGLSIEDKEAMKLMESSITQEDGHFKLGLPWRDRETTLPNNMVLAHARLQQLKRKLSSNETLHKMYTTTVNDYIEKGYAKEVTNIESKSKRVWYLPHHPITNENKPGKVRVVFDCASKYQGISLNSQLLQGPDLMNSLVGVIIRFRQDKVTLAADIEAMFHQVRVREDDCDALRFLWWPNGNLDQKPKIYCMNVHLFGATSSPSCTTYALKRTARDYAHLFDQEVALTVERNFYVDDCLKSVPSEQQAIKLATDLQSMLKMGGFRLTKWLSNKRNVLNAIPESERASSVVSLGPSDMLPSDKALGVIWDVNEDKIKFKVKLSDKPLTRRGILSVVSSIFDPLGLVSPVTLRAKAIVQHLCKEKFGWDEQIPQEYHDKWKSWVKNLPCLENLSVNRCFLPRDVQHVKNVQLHIFSDGSELGYGACAYLRVVDENDRTTCSLMMGKARLAPIKQVSIPRLELSGAVTACRLYEILSDELELKINKVTFWTDSTIVLGYIRNTSRRFKTFVANRLSVIQNTTSLDQWRHVDSKQNPADIASRGIDACDRKNLDIWLNGPKFLHKNSEHWPRNVLDEELGISETDTEIKKEIAVHAKEGNSCTCYNH; from the coding sequence ATGATTAAGAACTGTTTAGGAATTATTCCTGTCCTCGTTAAGGGTCGGAACGGTAACTCTTGCAAAACATTTGCCTTGCTAGATGACGGAGCAGATAAAACTTTATGTGATGAACGAttacttcagaaattaaatatAGCCAGCAAGCCGGTCACTTTCGAGATGTCTACTGTTAGCTCTTCTGGTAGTACAATTCACGGTCAAGAAGTTGACTTACAAGTAAAAGCTATTGACGGAAATGATAACGTGTCGTTAAAAAAGGTCTGGTCAGTTAAGAAGCTTCCAATTTCTGCTCGATCTGCCGCAGAAaatgtagatataagaaaattGCCGTATTTGGCCGATATACAGATACCCTCTACTGATTTAACCGAGGTCATGTTGTTAATTGGTACAGATTCACCTAACGCTCACATTCCGTTAGAAGTAAGGTCCGGTAACGAAAACCAACCATATGCAATTCGCTCACGCCTCGGATGGGCTATTCGTGGTCCTATTGAAGATACGCATGCGTCAAACGTTATAAATGTACATTTTGAGGAGGCAAGGGATGTTTTGTTGCAGCGACAATTAGAACGGATGTGGACCTCTGATTTTGATGATAGAGCACGAGAAGACAAGAATGGCTTGTCTATAGAGGATAAAGAGGCTATGAAATTGATGGAATCATCTATAACGCAGGAAGATGGCCATTTCAAGCTCGGACTACCTTGGCGCGATAGAGAGACCACGCTACCTAATAACATGGTTCTTGCACATGCCCGCTTACAACAATTGAAACGCAAATTGTCAAGTAATGAGACGTTACATAAAATGTATACGACAACTGTCAATGATTACATAGAAAAGGGATATGCCAAGGAGGTGACTAATATTGAGTCTAAATCAAAACGTGTTTGGTATTTACCTCATCACCcaataacaaatgaaaataaacctGGAAAAGTTCGTGTAGTATTTGACTGCGCATCGAAGTATCAAGGAATTTCACTTAACAGCCAACTCCTACAGGGGCCCGATTTAATGAACAGTTTAGTAGGTGTAATTATCAGGTTCAGACAAGACAAAGTAACTCTAGCTGCCGATATTGAAGCCATGTTTCATCAGGTACGTGTTCGAGAAGACGACTGTGATGCGTTGCGGTTTTTATGGTGGCCTAACGGGAATTTAGATCAGAAACCTAAAATTTATTGTATGAACGTTCACTTGTTTGGGGCTACATCGTCGCCAAGTTGTACTACATATGCACTTAAACGTACGGCAAGAGATTATGCACATTTATTTGACCAAGAAGTTGCGCTAACTGTAGAAAGAAATTTCTACGTCGACGACTGCCTGAAATCTGTACCATCAGAGCAACAAGCTATTAAACTCGCTACAGACCTGCAATCAATGTTAAAAATGGGTGGTTTCCGACTTACAAAATGGCTCAGTAACAAAAGAAATGTTTTGAATGCAATACCAGAATCAGAACGCGCTTCATCTGTAGTCAGTCTTGGACCTAGTGATATGTTGCCAAGTGACAAAGCCTTAGGTGTTATTTGGGATGTGAATGAagacaaaatcaaatttaaagtaaaactgTCAGACAAACCTCTGACAAGGCGTGGTATACTATCAGTCGTTAGCTCCATATTTGACCCTCTTGGACTGGTTTCTCCAGTTACACTTAGAGCAAAAGCTATTGTACAGCACTTATGCAAAGAGAAGTTTGGGTGGGATGAACAAATTCCACAAGAGTACCATGATAAATGGAAAAGTTGGGTGAAGAACTTGCCATGTTTAGAAAATTTGTCCGTAAACCGTTGTTTCCTACCACGAGATGTTCAACATGTTAAAAATGTACAATTGCACATATTTAGTGACGGTTCAGAACTTGGATATGGCGCGTGTGCATACCTCAGGGTCGTTGATGAAAATGACAGAACTACGTGCTCTCTTATGATGGGAAAAGCTCGCTTAGCACCAATAAAACAGGTTTCAATACCAAGACTGGAATTATCAGGAGCTGTTACTGCTTGTCGTTTGTATGAAATTTTGTCGGATGAACTCGAATTAAAGATAAATAAGGTTACTTTCTGGACAGATTCAACGATTGTGTTAGGGTACATAAGAAATACGTCACGACGATTTAAAACATTCGTAGCAAATAGATTGAGCgttatacaaaatacaacatcACTAGATCAGTGGCGTCACGTTGACTCCAAACAAAACCCTGCTGATATAGCGTCAAGAGGCATTGACGCCTGCGATAGGAAAAATCTTGATATTTGGTTGAACGGTCCAAAGTTTCTTCATAAAAACTCTGAGCACTGGCCAAGGAACGTACTGGACGAAGAACTAGGGATATCTGAGACTGATACGGAAATCAAGAAGGAAATAGCTGTACATGCTAAAGAAGGAAATAGCTGTACATGCTACAACCACTAA